In the Flavisolibacter tropicus genome, one interval contains:
- a CDS encoding alpha-L-fucosidase, translated as MFYLVNHNKPLRLLLPSIALSMAISVSANAQQAIPKPTPAQVQWQKKETTAFLHFSVNTFTDREWGTGKESPAIFNPEKLDARQWIKALKDAGFKMAIITAKHHDGFCLWPSQYTEHSVKNSPWKNGKGDVVKEVADACKEYGVAFGFYLSPWDMHEASYGTPAYNDYYKNQLRELLTNYGEVAEVWFDGAKGEKQKDMQYDFEGYWKMVRELQPNAVMFSDVGPDVRWVGNEKGNAGDTCWSTINTDGMMPGVANPAYLNKGDENGQQWIPAETDVSIRPGWFWHEKQNSQVRSAKNLVNLYYQSVGRNSLLLLNIPPNKDGLLETADMKAIDSFRTILNKTFAQNLLKGAVSSKLVDNDLASFVSLKENEALEFSLKKSISFDRLLLQENIHNGQSIKSGLLEYWDGNTWQVITSFSTVGYKRLLRFPIVNSNKLRLTITSATYKDQIQLAEIGVFKSFAGE; from the coding sequence ATGTTCTACCTGGTGAATCATAACAAGCCATTGCGTTTATTGTTGCCTTCGATTGCCTTGTCAATGGCAATTTCTGTATCAGCAAATGCGCAGCAAGCTATACCCAAGCCAACACCCGCGCAGGTGCAGTGGCAAAAGAAAGAAACGACAGCCTTTCTGCATTTTTCAGTAAACACGTTTACTGACAGGGAGTGGGGAACAGGTAAGGAGAGCCCGGCGATCTTTAATCCGGAAAAGTTAGATGCCCGTCAATGGATAAAGGCTTTGAAAGATGCAGGATTTAAAATGGCCATTATTACAGCCAAGCACCATGATGGTTTTTGCCTGTGGCCTTCGCAATACACAGAGCATTCGGTTAAGAATAGTCCTTGGAAAAATGGTAAAGGTGATGTGGTAAAAGAAGTAGCTGATGCCTGTAAGGAGTATGGTGTTGCCTTTGGTTTTTATCTCTCGCCTTGGGATATGCATGAAGCATCTTATGGTACACCGGCTTATAATGATTATTATAAAAACCAGTTGCGCGAACTGCTGACCAATTATGGAGAAGTAGCCGAAGTGTGGTTTGATGGAGCCAAGGGAGAGAAGCAGAAAGACATGCAGTATGACTTTGAGGGCTACTGGAAAATGGTCAGGGAGTTGCAGCCCAATGCGGTAATGTTTTCCGATGTAGGACCAGATGTACGTTGGGTAGGAAATGAAAAGGGAAATGCTGGTGATACTTGCTGGTCTACCATCAACACAGATGGCATGATGCCTGGAGTGGCCAATCCTGCCTACTTAAACAAGGGTGATGAAAACGGTCAGCAATGGATTCCTGCTGAAACGGATGTTAGCATACGACCAGGATGGTTTTGGCATGAAAAGCAAAACAGCCAGGTACGAAGTGCCAAAAATCTGGTGAATCTTTATTATCAATCTGTGGGCAGAAACAGTTTGTTGTTGTTAAACATTCCGCCCAACAAAGATGGACTACTTGAAACTGCTGATATGAAAGCGATAGATAGTTTTCGAACGATATTGAATAAAACCTTTGCCCAGAACTTATTAAAAGGTGCTGTTTCTTCCAAACTAGTGGATAATGATCTTGCTTCATTTGTGTCACTGAAAGAAAATGAAGCACTGGAATTTAGTCTGAAAAAATCGATCAGCTTTGATCGTTTACTCTTGCAGGAAAATATTCATAACGGACAGAGTATAAAATCTGGTTTGTTGGAGTATTGGGACGGTAATACATGGCAAGTGATCACCTCTTTTAGTACTGTTGGTTATAAACGGCTTTTGCGTTTTCCTATTGTTAATAGTAACAAACTCCGTTTAACGATAACAAGCGCTACATATAAAGATCAAATTCAGCTGGCTGAGATCGGCGTATTCAAATCATTTGCAGGGGAGTGA
- a CDS encoding endonuclease/exonuclease/phosphatase family protein — translation MYKICCLLALVSILTTSAQAQNKLRLLSYNIRNAKGMDNKTDYDRVAAVLLQTKAPVIALQEVDSVTTRNGKVDVLQLLAQKTKMHAVYGAAIPYQGGKYGIGVLSNEKPLQHYTIPLPGREEERVLLVVEFKKYVVFNTHFSLTEADRLTSVNIINEQAARFQKPIYLLGDFNAEPTSLVLSALQQSWTLLSGTAFTVPATTPNSCIDYIFSRNAKKKKKLSATVINEPMASDHRPVLVETR, via the coding sequence ATGTACAAAATTTGTTGCTTACTTGCCCTTGTCTCAATATTAACCACTAGTGCCCAAGCTCAAAATAAGCTGCGACTGCTTTCCTACAACATCCGCAATGCCAAGGGCATGGATAACAAAACAGATTACGACCGCGTAGCCGCTGTACTGCTACAAACCAAGGCACCCGTCATTGCCTTGCAGGAAGTAGATAGCGTGACCACCCGAAACGGCAAGGTAGATGTGCTGCAACTGCTGGCACAAAAAACAAAGATGCATGCCGTTTATGGTGCTGCCATTCCCTACCAAGGTGGCAAGTACGGCATTGGAGTCCTCTCTAACGAAAAGCCTTTACAACACTACACAATACCATTACCCGGCAGGGAAGAAGAGCGCGTACTGCTGGTAGTAGAATTTAAGAAGTATGTTGTGTTCAACACGCACTTCTCGCTCACTGAGGCCGACCGCCTGACATCTGTAAACATCATCAACGAACAGGCTGCCCGTTTTCAAAAACCTATATATCTGTTGGGCGACTTCAACGCCGAACCCACCTCGCTGGTGCTATCTGCCTTACAACAAAGCTGGACACTGCTCAGCGGCACAGCCTTCACCGTTCCTGCCACCACACCCAACAGCTGTATTGATTACATCTTCAGTCGCAATGCCAAAAAGAAAAAGAAACTAAGCGCAACCGTTATCAACGAGCCTATGGCGTCTGATCACCGGCCCGTGCTGGTAGAAACGAGATAG
- a CDS encoding glycoside hydrolase family protein — MNQLLFFLLKCFSLQLFLSVTAITAIAQDNLNLNAQIGEVDSSGLFSTPDYYTWCSSVIKGEDGKYHMFYSRWPHGKRTADGDSMNYIFDGFRGWLKYSEIAYAVSDKLTGPYHYVKTILKGDGDPAKWDRYTMHNPQIRKFGNDYYLYYISNAFNANYQFKDSSTRRDWHHWLKYNCTQSIGVIRAKSIKDLIAGNFEKPERPIMTIDNVHTFEVATNPTVTQGPDGKYYMMFKSRKPNVGNMTFWMAKADRPDQPFQFVGEVFTSADMACEDPCMWYDKKRKRFYAAVKYYSNSKKIIPQFGALALITSKDGLNWQPASHPLISLRELHMKGGKKIELAHLERPFTVIDSKGQVMALFAAASIEEPTKGDIEHVQPENNTFNVCFPIKPIKKH, encoded by the coding sequence GTGAATCAGCTTCTATTCTTTTTACTCAAGTGTTTTTCTCTGCAACTATTTTTGAGCGTTACTGCTATTACAGCAATTGCTCAGGATAATCTGAACCTGAATGCGCAAATAGGTGAGGTGGATTCTTCCGGCCTATTTTCTACTCCGGATTATTATACCTGGTGCAGCAGTGTGATCAAAGGAGAAGATGGAAAGTATCATATGTTTTATTCCCGCTGGCCTCATGGAAAACGAACAGCTGATGGTGATTCTATGAATTACATTTTTGATGGATTCAGAGGGTGGTTAAAGTATTCCGAGATTGCCTATGCGGTTTCGGATAAACTGACAGGTCCTTACCACTATGTAAAAACGATCTTAAAAGGAGATGGTGATCCTGCAAAGTGGGATCGGTATACCATGCATAATCCCCAGATCCGAAAATTTGGTAACGACTACTATCTCTATTATATCAGCAACGCATTTAATGCCAATTATCAGTTTAAGGACTCTTCCACGCGCCGCGATTGGCACCATTGGTTGAAATATAACTGTACACAAAGTATCGGCGTAATACGGGCCAAAAGCATAAAAGATTTAATTGCCGGTAACTTTGAAAAACCCGAACGTCCCATTATGACTATTGATAATGTACATACGTTTGAGGTGGCAACCAATCCTACGGTAACGCAAGGTCCTGATGGGAAATACTACATGATGTTTAAGTCGCGGAAGCCAAATGTAGGCAACATGACCTTCTGGATGGCCAAGGCCGATCGCCCTGACCAGCCCTTCCAATTTGTGGGAGAAGTGTTTACCAGTGCAGACATGGCTTGTGAGGATCCTTGTATGTGGTATGATAAAAAGCGAAAGCGTTTTTATGCGGCCGTTAAATATTATTCTAACAGTAAAAAGATCATTCCGCAATTCGGAGCCTTAGCGTTGATCACCTCCAAAGATGGTTTGAATTGGCAGCCTGCTAGTCATCCACTTATCTCCTTGCGGGAGTTACATATGAAAGGAGGCAAAAAGATTGAATTGGCGCACCTGGAACGCCCATTTACTGTTATTGACAGTAAAGGCCAGGTGATGGCATTGTTTGCTGCTGCCTCCATTGAGGAGCCCACAAAAGGAGACATAGAACATGTACAGCCGGAGAATAATACATTTAATGTTTGCTTTCCCATTAAGCCAATAAAAAAGCATTGA
- a CDS encoding sulfatase: protein MKKSIWILVAVLFCSLRPAAQKQLAAPNVILILMDDMGYGDLECYGGFPYHTPNINKLAAGGMRFTNFYAAQATCSASRSAFLTGCYPNRIGVSGAFSPDNKIALNPEEETIASVLKNKGYKTGMVGKWHLGQKPPFLPLSYGFEEFTGLPYSHDYWPVNFDGKPADTTTQRGKWPTLRLIEGNTPGKAIATLDDAATLTTMYTEKATAFIKKNKNQPFFLYFAQPMPHVPLAVSAKFKGKSGAGLFGDVMMEIDWSVGEIMKTLDANGLTKNTIVIFTSDNGPWLTYGNHAGNTGGFREGKGTAWEGGVRVPFIIRWPAQIVPGSICNNMMASMDILPTLVNICGAKQPAKKIDGMDMLSLLKQVPDTNPRDEFAYYYDRCSLKGIRKGQWVLTFPCVSQTYKKASAINNNGWPGQYATDSVRLALYDLRTDPGETLDVKEKYPEVVKQLTAIAEKYRSEIGDDLTKQKGAEIRPAAKVDVK, encoded by the coding sequence ATGAAAAAATCAATTTGGATTTTAGTTGCAGTCCTATTTTGCAGCTTGAGGCCTGCAGCACAAAAGCAGCTTGCTGCTCCCAATGTCATCCTTATCTTAATGGATGATATGGGCTATGGTGACTTAGAATGCTATGGTGGCTTTCCTTATCACACCCCTAATATCAATAAGCTGGCCGCTGGCGGTATGCGCTTTACCAATTTTTATGCGGCGCAAGCCACCTGCAGTGCTTCGCGTTCGGCTTTCTTAACTGGCTGCTATCCTAATCGCATCGGTGTTAGTGGAGCGTTCAGTCCTGATAATAAAATAGCGCTGAATCCTGAAGAAGAGACCATCGCTTCTGTATTAAAGAACAAAGGATATAAAACCGGAATGGTAGGTAAATGGCATTTAGGGCAGAAGCCCCCATTTCTTCCGCTTAGTTATGGATTTGAAGAATTTACAGGGCTGCCTTATTCACACGATTATTGGCCGGTGAACTTTGACGGAAAGCCTGCAGATACGACTACGCAAAGGGGCAAGTGGCCTACTCTACGCTTGATAGAAGGCAATACACCCGGCAAAGCCATTGCTACATTGGATGATGCTGCCACACTTACCACGATGTATACAGAAAAGGCTACGGCTTTTATTAAGAAGAATAAGAATCAGCCTTTCTTCCTGTATTTTGCTCAGCCCATGCCACACGTGCCACTGGCCGTTTCAGCAAAATTCAAGGGTAAAAGCGGTGCGGGTTTATTTGGTGATGTAATGATGGAAATTGATTGGTCGGTGGGTGAAATCATGAAGACGCTTGATGCAAATGGATTGACAAAAAATACGATTGTCATCTTCACTAGTGATAATGGTCCCTGGTTGACCTATGGAAACCATGCGGGTAATACGGGTGGGTTCCGTGAAGGAAAAGGAACAGCCTGGGAAGGTGGTGTACGAGTGCCGTTCATTATTCGCTGGCCGGCTCAGATTGTACCAGGGTCTATCTGCAACAATATGATGGCTAGTATGGATATACTACCTACACTGGTAAATATTTGTGGCGCTAAGCAACCTGCTAAAAAGATTGATGGTATGGACATGCTGTCCTTATTGAAACAGGTTCCTGATACGAATCCACGCGATGAGTTTGCCTACTATTACGATCGCTGCAGCTTAAAAGGTATACGCAAAGGGCAATGGGTACTTACGTTTCCTTGCGTGTCACAGACTTATAAAAAAGCATCGGCTATTAATAATAATGGTTGGCCAGGCCAGTATGCTACAGACAGTGTACGCTTAGCTTTATATGATCTTCGTACAGATCCAGGTGAAACACTGGATGTAAAAGAAAAATATCCTGAAGTAGTAAAGCAACTAACAGCTATAGCCGAAAAATACAGGAGTGAAATAGGCGATGATCTTACCAAGCAAAAAGGAGCAGAAATAAGGCCGGCCGCTAAAGTGGATGTCAAGTAA
- a CDS encoding alpha-L-fucosidase, whose translation MFKKILALTGILFAFVPIIHSQSFIPNGKKTSDSVLQDFMDKRFGMFIHWGPVTLRGTELSWSRNHQVPQEEYDSLFREFNPVLFDAESWVKTAKAAGMKYITITAKHHDGFCLWPSRYTSYNIANTPYKKDVIGKLAKACKKYDIRFCIYYTVLDWYHPDYPLHNDGNKTPDSKADMGRFTQYMKNQLKELITTYQPYMLWFDGNWEQPWTQEMAADMYLFIKTIDKNVIVNNRLGKGKHELMDAGTIGDYATPEQKIGQINMNDPWESCITICKQWSWKPNDEMKSLDQCIKTLSKTAGGNGNLLLNVGPMPDGRIEKRQVKRLNGVGDWLRINQQAIYNTKGGPYKPDSLLSSTRSANKIFLHLYSNNNSQLSIPAVPGRSVLKAWFLAGGEVNVHQQENRIALSWKGNMPDPACSIIVLEMNDTVDSVPLIDKQIAGSVATN comes from the coding sequence ATGTTTAAAAAAATACTGGCACTTACAGGAATTCTGTTTGCATTTGTTCCTATCATTCATTCACAGTCATTTATTCCTAACGGTAAAAAAACGTCTGATTCTGTTCTCCAGGACTTTATGGATAAGCGGTTTGGTATGTTTATTCATTGGGGCCCTGTCACCTTACGAGGAACAGAATTGAGTTGGTCCAGGAATCACCAGGTACCCCAAGAGGAGTATGATAGTTTATTCCGTGAGTTTAACCCGGTTTTGTTTGATGCTGAAAGCTGGGTGAAAACCGCAAAAGCCGCTGGCATGAAATACATTACGATCACAGCCAAGCACCATGATGGATTTTGTTTATGGCCTTCCAGGTACACCAGTTATAACATTGCTAATACGCCATATAAAAAAGATGTAATAGGCAAGCTGGCAAAGGCTTGCAAGAAGTATGACATCCGGTTTTGCATCTATTATACAGTGCTCGATTGGTATCATCCTGATTATCCCCTGCACAATGATGGTAATAAAACACCTGATAGTAAAGCAGATATGGGACGCTTTACCCAATACATGAAAAATCAACTGAAAGAGCTGATCACAACCTATCAACCCTACATGCTTTGGTTTGATGGGAATTGGGAACAACCCTGGACGCAGGAGATGGCTGCCGATATGTATCTATTTATCAAAACGATTGATAAGAATGTAATAGTCAATAACAGGCTGGGAAAAGGCAAGCATGAATTGATGGACGCTGGTACTATTGGCGACTATGCGACGCCAGAACAAAAGATTGGCCAGATCAACATGAATGATCCATGGGAGTCTTGTATCACCATTTGCAAGCAATGGTCGTGGAAGCCCAATGATGAAATGAAGTCGTTGGATCAGTGCATTAAAACGTTGTCGAAAACAGCAGGAGGTAATGGTAATCTGCTTTTGAATGTTGGCCCAATGCCTGATGGCCGGATTGAAAAAAGACAGGTAAAAAGACTCAATGGGGTGGGTGATTGGTTGCGTATAAACCAGCAAGCCATTTACAATACAAAGGGAGGTCCCTATAAACCGGACAGCCTTTTATCGTCTACCCGTTCGGCTAATAAAATTTTCCTGCACCTCTACTCCAATAACAATAGTCAGTTGAGTATACCTGCAGTGCCTGGAAGGAGTGTATTGAAAGCCTGGTTCCTGGCAGGTGGTGAGGTAAACGTGCATCAGCAGGAAAATAGAATAGCCCTTTCGTGGAAGGGAAATATGCCAGATCCTGCTTGCAGTATCATTGTATTGGAAATGAATGATACAGTAGATTCGGTTCCACTTATTGACAAGCAAATAGCCGGATCTGTTGCAACAAACTAA